The following are from one region of the Longimicrobiales bacterium genome:
- a CDS encoding S46 family peptidase, protein MKAKPFFPILLLAAVAGLSACASAAPATTTPTPSTPATGTPTAQPPAATGALVPSEAALRASETIELTGRELGTMWTFENAPLEYWRTTYGFSADQQWLDQVRLASVRVGTFCSGSFVSPEGLVMTNHHCARECVEAQSTGDTDYVEQGFYAGSREDEALCPGLYLDQLVGIDDVTARVQGAAPAGASATAVTEAMDAEIERIESECESAGDNECQVVSLFHGGQYQLYQYHRFQPVKLVWAPELQAGFFGGDPDNFTYPRYALDAAFLRAYDGDETTPAQTPYFPWRRAPIADGELVFVTGNPGSTSRMITVSELMYEQRFRHPFLVQLLRGQRDFLQSLAEANPQMEQQVRQQLFSVENSLKAYSGQLAGLRDTTLVARKIRWEREFRDAVNRDAALRAEYGDVWDRLAAIHQRKLAVAPRVNITNPEFVGAPHIMYARNLVDYVQQAALPEAQQSEAFRENRAQIEQMLNAPSQVDPRIASALLELYLELAWEWLPAGDPLRAALFDAGEDPTAAARRITAASRVLDQAYRRQVMDGGAAALANTTDPLLRFAAAAGPLFPELTAELEQLNADEAVQEERLAKALFAVYGADLPPDATFTLRITDGVVSGYPYNGTQAPPFTTFYGMYNLAAGFDNEFPWELPASFAQRAQQLDKSVPLDFVSTNDITGGNSGSPLIDREMRVVGLAFDSNIEGLPNEFLFRPDSGGRTVSVAAAGILEALRSVYQATALVNEILATAR, encoded by the coding sequence ATGAAAGCCAAGCCATTCTTCCCGATCCTGCTCCTCGCCGCAGTGGCCGGGCTGAGCGCGTGCGCCTCCGCCGCCCCGGCAACAACGACCCCGACACCCTCCACTCCGGCCACCGGCACCCCGACGGCGCAGCCACCGGCAGCGACGGGCGCGCTCGTTCCGTCGGAAGCGGCGCTGCGCGCCTCGGAGACGATCGAGCTCACCGGCCGGGAGCTGGGCACGATGTGGACGTTCGAGAACGCGCCGCTCGAGTACTGGCGAACCACGTACGGCTTCTCGGCCGACCAGCAGTGGCTCGACCAGGTGCGCCTCGCGTCGGTGCGGGTGGGCACGTTCTGCTCCGGCTCCTTCGTCTCGCCCGAGGGACTGGTGATGACCAACCATCACTGCGCGCGCGAGTGCGTCGAGGCGCAGTCGACGGGCGATACCGACTACGTGGAGCAGGGCTTCTACGCGGGTAGCCGCGAGGACGAGGCGCTCTGCCCCGGACTGTACCTGGACCAGCTCGTCGGGATCGATGACGTGACCGCACGCGTTCAGGGAGCAGCACCCGCGGGTGCCAGCGCGACGGCGGTCACGGAGGCGATGGACGCGGAGATCGAGCGAATAGAAAGCGAGTGTGAGAGTGCGGGTGACAACGAGTGCCAGGTCGTTTCGCTCTTCCATGGCGGGCAGTACCAGCTCTACCAGTACCACCGCTTCCAGCCGGTGAAGCTCGTCTGGGCGCCCGAGCTGCAGGCCGGTTTCTTTGGCGGCGACCCGGACAACTTCACCTATCCGCGCTACGCTCTCGACGCGGCGTTCCTGCGCGCATACGACGGGGACGAGACGACGCCGGCGCAGACGCCGTACTTCCCCTGGCGCCGGGCCCCGATCGCCGACGGTGAGCTGGTGTTCGTCACCGGCAATCCGGGCTCGACCAGCCGCATGATCACGGTGTCGGAGCTGATGTACGAGCAGCGCTTCCGGCATCCGTTCCTGGTGCAGCTGCTGCGTGGCCAGCGCGATTTCCTGCAGTCGCTCGCGGAGGCGAATCCGCAGATGGAGCAGCAGGTGCGCCAGCAGCTCTTCTCCGTCGAGAACAGCCTCAAGGCATACAGCGGCCAGCTCGCCGGACTGCGCGACACCACTCTGGTCGCACGCAAGATCCGCTGGGAGCGTGAATTCCGCGATGCGGTGAACCGCGATGCCGCACTGCGCGCCGAGTACGGTGACGTGTGGGATCGCCTCGCGGCGATTCACCAGCGCAAGCTCGCTGTCGCGCCGCGCGTGAACATCACGAACCCGGAGTTCGTCGGCGCCCCGCACATCATGTACGCGCGCAACCTGGTGGACTACGTACAGCAGGCGGCCCTGCCGGAGGCGCAGCAGTCCGAGGCGTTCCGGGAGAACCGGGCGCAGATCGAGCAGATGCTGAACGCGCCTTCGCAGGTGGACCCGCGCATCGCGAGTGCCCTGCTCGAGCTGTACCTGGAGCTCGCCTGGGAGTGGCTGCCCGCCGGTGATCCGCTGCGTGCCGCACTGTTCGATGCAGGCGAGGATCCGACGGCCGCAGCACGCAGGATCACGGCTGCGTCGCGCGTGCTCGATCAGGCGTACCGCCGACAGGTCATGGACGGCGGCGCGGCGGCGCTCGCGAATACGACCGATCCGCTGCTCCGGTTTGCCGCAGCCGCGGGTCCGCTCTTCCCGGAGCTGACCGCCGAGCTCGAGCAGCTCAACGCCGACGAGGCAGTACAGGAGGAGCGTCTCGCCAAGGCACTCTTCGCCGTCTACGGCGCGGACCTGCCGCCGGACGCAACGTTCACGCTGCGCATCACCGACGGCGTCGTGAGCGGCTATCCGTACAACGGCACGCAGGCGCCACCGTTCACGACCTTCTATGGCATGTACAACCTGGCCGCGGGATTCGATAACGAGTTCCCCTGGGAGCTGCCGGCCTCGTTCGCGCAGCGCGCGCAGCAGCTCGACAAGTCCGTGCCCCTCGACTTCGTCTCGACCAACGACATCACCGGAGGCAACAGCGGCAGCCCCCTGATCGACCGGGAGATGCGCGTCGTCGGACTCGCGTTCGACAGCAACATCGAGGGCCTGCCGAACGAGTTCCTGTTCCGGCCGGACTCGGGCGGTCGCACGGTCAGTGTCGCGGCCGCCGGCATTCTGGAAGCACTCCGCAGCGTCTACCAGGCGACCGCGCTGGTGAACGAGATCCTCGCAACCGCACGCTGA
- a CDS encoding dipeptidase has protein sequence MAGTREYIETNRERFRDELFEFLRIPSVSARREHRADTREAAEWLKHKLDELGMKTSLHETPGHPILLAEYREAGPDAPTVLVYGHYDVQPAEPLELWTTPPFEPAVRDGRIYARGSVDDKGQLYLHVKAVEAHLKTSGRLPVNLVLLFEGEEEVGSENLMPFVEQNAERLHCDAIVISDTTMIGPGLPTIGASLRGLAYFEINVQGPGQDLHSGSYGGTVINPATALARIIASFHDGDWRVAIDGFYDDVLQAEDFRAAMKKLPFEEKTFLAETGAPALAGETGQTTLERIWVRPTCEVNGLLSGYTGEGSKTVLPSKAMAKVSCRLVPDQDPKRIAELFRAHVEKHAPDGVKVEVEYLHGGRPWRAKLEGRLVDAAAAALESAYGREVVYAGEGGSIPIVPEFERVLDAPALLLGFGLPGENAHAPDEWMSVENFEKGMIAAAELLDRLAAKA, from the coding sequence ATGGCAGGCACGAGAGAGTACATCGAAACGAACAGGGAGCGGTTCCGCGACGAGCTGTTCGAGTTCCTGCGTATCCCGAGCGTCTCCGCACGACGGGAGCACCGGGCCGACACACGCGAAGCTGCCGAGTGGCTGAAGCACAAGCTCGACGAGCTCGGCATGAAGACGTCGCTGCACGAAACGCCGGGACATCCGATCCTGCTCGCGGAGTACCGCGAGGCAGGACCGGATGCGCCCACAGTTCTCGTCTACGGCCACTACGACGTGCAGCCCGCCGAGCCGCTCGAGCTGTGGACGACGCCGCCCTTCGAGCCCGCGGTGCGCGACGGCCGCATCTACGCCCGCGGCTCCGTCGACGACAAGGGACAGCTCTACCTGCACGTCAAGGCCGTCGAGGCACATCTGAAGACCAGCGGCCGGCTGCCCGTCAATCTCGTCCTGCTGTTCGAAGGGGAGGAGGAAGTCGGCAGCGAGAACCTGATGCCGTTCGTCGAGCAGAATGCCGAACGGCTGCACTGCGACGCGATCGTCATCTCGGATACGACGATGATCGGGCCCGGGCTCCCCACCATCGGCGCATCGCTGCGCGGCCTCGCCTACTTCGAGATCAACGTGCAGGGGCCCGGTCAGGACCTGCACTCCGGCAGCTACGGCGGCACCGTGATCAACCCGGCCACTGCGCTCGCGCGGATCATTGCCTCGTTCCATGACGGGGACTGGCGCGTCGCGATCGACGGCTTCTACGACGATGTGCTGCAGGCGGAGGACTTCCGGGCGGCGATGAAGAAGCTGCCCTTCGAGGAGAAGACCTTTCTCGCAGAGACCGGCGCGCCCGCGCTCGCTGGCGAGACGGGGCAGACCACGCTCGAGCGCATCTGGGTGCGCCCGACCTGCGAGGTCAACGGGCTGCTCTCGGGCTACACGGGCGAGGGCTCCAAGACCGTGCTGCCATCGAAGGCCATGGCCAAGGTGAGCTGCAGACTGGTGCCCGACCAGGACCCGAAGCGCATCGCAGAGCTGTTTCGTGCACACGTCGAGAAGCACGCACCGGACGGCGTGAAGGTCGAAGTCGAATACCTGCACGGCGGCCGACCGTGGCGCGCGAAGCTGGAGGGCAGGCTCGTCGATGCCGCGGCTGCTGCCCTCGAGAGTGCGTACGGCCGCGAGGTCGTGTATGCAGGCGAGGGCGGGTCGATCCCGATCGTGCCGGAGTTCGAGCGCGTGCTCGATGCGCCCGCACTGCTCCTCGGCTTCGGACTGCCGGGCGAGAATGCACACGCCCCCGACGAGTGGATGAGCGTGGAGAACTTCGAGAAGGGCATGATCGCAGCGGCCGAGCTGCTGGACCGTCTCGCAGCGAAGGCGTAG
- a CDS encoding lytic transglycosylase domain-containing protein, with the protein MLLKRKTSEEGLSQRTTLVDDLERLWRRVRALPLVAPVLLFAGLGVGNLTGSKLDVPESGEIVLSEGTRIELRALSDRLRGVRSSGSVTEDYISAYREHVEPVERVLRNRGIPQENARQIAWPLVEHASAQGLPIETVISVILIESGGRPRATSPVGARGLMQIMPFWSGHWRACGTDLYDINANLCNGTRILEYYYDRFGGDERRALLGYNGCVRGTNTPNCHTYPDKIQRVRVQIERELSNARARARTAGRAAAP; encoded by the coding sequence ATGCTGCTGAAACGGAAAACGTCCGAAGAGGGGCTGAGCCAGCGCACGACCCTGGTCGACGACCTGGAGCGGCTGTGGCGGCGTGTTCGCGCGCTGCCGCTGGTCGCGCCGGTGCTGCTGTTTGCGGGCCTTGGTGTCGGCAACCTGACGGGCAGCAAGCTCGATGTGCCGGAGTCGGGTGAGATCGTGCTCAGCGAGGGCACGCGCATCGAGCTGCGTGCACTCAGCGACCGGCTGCGGGGCGTGCGCTCGAGCGGGTCGGTGACGGAGGATTACATCTCCGCTTACCGCGAGCACGTAGAGCCTGTCGAGCGCGTGCTGCGCAACCGCGGGATTCCCCAGGAGAACGCGCGGCAGATCGCGTGGCCACTTGTCGAGCATGCGTCGGCGCAGGGGCTGCCCATCGAGACCGTGATCTCGGTGATCCTGATCGAGAGCGGCGGCCGGCCCAGGGCGACGAGTCCGGTCGGTGCGCGCGGCCTGATGCAGATCATGCCGTTCTGGTCGGGCCACTGGCGCGCGTGCGGCACCGACCTGTACGACATCAATGCCAACCTGTGCAACGGCACGCGCATCCTCGAGTACTACTACGACCGCTTCGGCGGCGACGAGCGGCGCGCACTGCTGGGCTACAACGGCTGCGTGCGCGGCACGAACACGCCGAACTGCCACACCTATCCGGACAAGATCCAGCGCGTGCGCGTCCAGATCGAACGCGAGCTGAGCAATGCGCGGGCACGCGCCCGGACTGCGGGACGCGCGGCAGCACCCTGA